One region of Gemmobacter fulvus genomic DNA includes:
- a CDS encoding PHA/PHB synthase family protein: MALTPKSDGSGATGDESLGIEAFQAVDRIREALSGQLSGGVSPGSLMMAYVDWAFHLAQAPGKQMELGVKAGRKWQRLMAHLMASAMDPQAAPVITPLPGDRRFAGEAWAKPPFSWMSQAFLLQQQWLHNVTHEVPGVTKHHEDVVSFAAKQILDVCAPSNNPFTNPEVVARTWATGGMNLVKGWQNWLQDVVRQIRQEPPEGVEAFTPGRDVAVTPGKVIFRNHLIELIQYTPTTETVHPEPVLIVPAWIMKYYILDLSPENSLIRWLVAQGHTVFAISWRNPGAEDRDLTLEDYRRLGVMAALDEITRLMPDQKIHATGYCLGGTLLSIAAAAMAGKGDARLASLTLLAAQVDFAEPGELALFIDPSQLHLLESMMWNRGYLSADQMAGAFQLLRSNDLIWSRMVRDYMMGERTAMNDLMAWNADSTRMPYRMHAEYLRRLYLNNELSSGRFTAGGKTVLLQNIRVPIFAVGTERDHVAPWKSVYKIHQFTDCEVTFALTSGGHNAGIVSPPGHPRRRYRLATRAHDDALLPPETWVEANPATEGSWWTPWQAWLAARSGAPAAPPAMGNALADAPGTYVFQR, from the coding sequence ATGGCCCTTACTCCCAAATCAGATGGCTCGGGTGCAACCGGCGATGAAAGCCTTGGCATCGAGGCTTTTCAGGCCGTTGACCGCATACGAGAGGCGCTCTCGGGACAGCTCAGCGGCGGGGTCTCGCCCGGCTCGCTGATGATGGCCTATGTCGACTGGGCCTTTCATCTGGCGCAGGCACCGGGCAAGCAGATGGAACTGGGCGTCAAGGCGGGCCGCAAATGGCAGCGTCTCATGGCGCATCTGATGGCCTCGGCGATGGATCCGCAGGCCGCGCCGGTCATCACGCCCTTGCCGGGCGACCGCCGTTTCGCCGGTGAAGCCTGGGCGAAACCGCCCTTCAGCTGGATGTCGCAGGCTTTCCTGCTGCAGCAGCAATGGCTGCATAACGTCACCCATGAGGTTCCGGGCGTGACGAAGCACCACGAGGATGTGGTGTCTTTTGCCGCGAAACAGATCCTTGATGTCTGTGCGCCTTCGAACAACCCTTTTACCAATCCCGAGGTTGTGGCACGGACCTGGGCTACCGGAGGCATGAACCTTGTGAAGGGCTGGCAGAACTGGCTGCAGGACGTCGTCCGCCAGATCCGGCAGGAGCCGCCAGAGGGTGTCGAGGCCTTTACACCGGGTCGCGATGTGGCGGTGACGCCGGGCAAGGTAATCTTCCGCAACCACCTGATCGAACTGATCCAGTATACGCCCACGACAGAAACCGTGCACCCCGAGCCGGTGCTGATCGTTCCGGCCTGGATCATGAAATACTATATCCTCGACCTCAGCCCGGAGAATTCACTGATCCGCTGGCTGGTGGCGCAGGGCCACACGGTTTTCGCCATTTCCTGGCGCAATCCGGGTGCAGAGGATCGTGATCTGACGCTGGAGGATTATCGCCGGCTGGGCGTGATGGCCGCGTTGGATGAGATCACCCGTCTAATGCCCGATCAGAAAATCCACGCCACCGGCTATTGTCTGGGTGGCACTTTGCTGTCGATCGCGGCGGCTGCCATGGCGGGGAAGGGGGACGCGCGTCTCGCCTCGCTGACGCTGCTTGCCGCGCAGGTCGATTTCGCCGAACCGGGCGAGCTTGCGTTGTTCATCGACCCAAGCCAGCTGCATCTTCTTGAAAGCATGATGTGGAACCGCGGCTATCTCTCTGCCGATCAGATGGCGGGGGCGTTTCAGCTTTTGCGCTCGAATGACCTCATCTGGTCCCGGATGGTGCGCGATTACATGATGGGCGAGCGGACGGCGATGAATGATCTCATGGCCTGGAATGCCGACAGCACCCGGATGCCCTATCGGATGCATGCCGAATATCTGCGCAGGCTTTATCTGAATAATGAGCTTTCTTCGGGACGCTTCACCGCCGGGGGCAAGACAGTTCTGTTGCAGAACATCCGGGTGCCGATCTTTGCCGTCGGGACCGAGCGCGATCATGTCGCACCCTGGAAGTCGGTCTACAAAATCCACCAGTTCACCGATTGCGAGGTGACTTTCGCGCTGACGTCGGGCGGGCATAATGCGGGGATCGTCTCTCCTCCCGGTCACCCGCGCCGCCGCTACCGGCTGGCGACCCGCGCCCATGACGACGCGCTTTTGCCGCCCGAGACCTGGGTCGAGGCCAATCCTGCAACCGAGGGTTCGTGGTGGACGCCCTGGCAGGCCTGGCTTGCCGCGCGTTCGGGTGCCCCCGCCGCGCCGCCCGCAATGGGCAACGCGCTGGCAGATGCGCCCGGCACATATGTTTTCCAGAGGTGA
- a CDS encoding alpha/beta hydrolase, which yields MLGRLLLILTLALAGCAARPGPEVLAPDAGALPEGARLVRVLTMTTRAPEANLPGAFGDSRSIRPSWLEYEVSVPPGHRPGKIEWRDRNGSSADRNFVVRSRQTLSRDAFAKRLSREGAGLYVHGFNTRFHEALFRTAQLSVDAHIEEKPVLFTWPSAGYPGAYLADRDASDFSRAALADLLRLLTKGRSASDAVPVLAHSMGARLTMETLVQLRLAGRDDVLDRIEVILAAPDIDIDLFRAQMVSLGPMKHPITVLVSSDDLALKLSSQLSARRIRLGLVDVRDPAVQRLAVATGIRIVDITDIPTDDPVHSRYVGLLSGEAGAVVENTLFGEVRLAGAFVFNQVGGVFTGIGDVLAD from the coding sequence ATGTTGGGCCGCCTGCTTCTGATCCTGACGCTTGCGCTTGCAGGCTGCGCTGCGCGTCCGGGGCCGGAAGTTCTGGCCCCCGATGCCGGTGCCCTGCCCGAGGGCGCCCGCCTTGTCCGGGTGCTGACCATGACCACCCGCGCGCCCGAGGCAAATCTGCCGGGGGCCTTTGGCGACTCTCGCTCCATCCGGCCAAGCTGGCTGGAATACGAGGTCTCGGTGCCGCCTGGCCATCGGCCGGGAAAGATTGAATGGCGGGATCGCAATGGCAGCAGCGCCGACCGGAATTTCGTGGTGCGCAGCCGGCAGACGCTTAGCCGTGACGCCTTTGCAAAGCGTCTCTCGCGCGAGGGGGCCGGGCTTTATGTCCACGGCTTCAACACCCGCTTTCATGAGGCCTTGTTCCGCACCGCGCAGCTTTCGGTCGATGCGCATATCGAGGAAAAGCCCGTCCTTTTTACATGGCCCTCGGCAGGCTATCCGGGCGCCTATCTGGCTGATCGTGACGCGTCTGACTTTTCCCGCGCGGCGCTTGCCGATCTGCTGCGGCTTTTGACAAAGGGTCGGTCCGCTTCCGACGCGGTGCCGGTGCTGGCTCACAGCATGGGCGCGCGGCTGACGATGGAGACGCTGGTGCAACTGCGTCTTGCCGGGCGGGACGATGTGCTGGACCGGATCGAGGTCATCCTTGCCGCCCCGGATATTGATATCGATCTTTTCCGCGCCCAGATGGTCAGCCTTGGGCCGATGAAGCATCCCATCACGGTGCTCGTCTCCTCGGACGATCTGGCGCTGAAACTGTCGTCGCAGCTTTCGGCACGTCGGATACGGCTTGGGCTTGTCGATGTGCGTGATCCGGCGGTCCAGCGCCTGGCGGTCGCGACCGGAATACGGATCGTGGATATTACCGATATTCCGACCGATGATCCCGTCCACAGCCGCTATGTCGGCCTGCTTTCCGGCGAGGCCGGGGCTGTGGTTGAAAACACCCTTTTCGGTGAGGTACGCTTGGCGGGGGCCTTTGTCTTCAATCAGGTCGGTGGTGTCTTCACTGGCATCGGTGATGTGCTGGCGGATTGA
- a CDS encoding ABC transporter permease, with protein sequence MNLRNTFNLGVKELRGLWRDPVMLVLIVYSFSLSIWTSANASPEALTNAAISIVDEDQSHLSARITSAFYPPYFVEPQMTTTAEMDRRMDQGLDTFALNIPPDFARDVLAGKNPAIQLNIDATRMSQAFTGGGYIQQIVSSEVSEYVAGYRAETALPVDLALRARYNPSLDPKWFGAISAVIQSITMLSLVLTGAALIREKEHGTVEHLLVMPVTATEIMFSKIWSMGLVVLLGSIFSLSVVVQALMAVPVQGSVVLFLAGAVLMVFAMTGLGIFLATIAGSMPQFALLLMMALLPLQVLSGAMTPRESMPEIIQTIMLAAPNTHFIILSQGILFRGAGLDVVWPQFAALAAIGVALFWLALIRFKKFLR encoded by the coding sequence ATGAACCTGCGCAACACCTTCAATCTGGGCGTCAAGGAATTGCGCGGGCTCTGGCGCGATCCGGTGATGCTGGTGCTGATCGTCTATTCCTTTTCGCTCTCGATCTGGACCTCTGCGAACGCCTCGCCCGAGGCGCTGACGAATGCCGCGATCTCGATCGTGGATGAGGATCAGTCGCATCTCTCCGCCCGCATCACCTCGGCCTTTTATCCGCCCTATTTTGTCGAGCCGCAGATGACCACGACGGCCGAGATGGATCGGCGGATGGATCAGGGGCTGGATACTTTTGCGCTGAACATCCCACCGGATTTCGCGCGCGATGTGCTGGCCGGAAAAAACCCGGCGATCCAGCTGAATATCGACGCGACAAGGATGAGCCAGGCCTTCACCGGCGGCGGCTATATCCAGCAGATCGTGTCCTCCGAGGTTTCGGAATATGTGGCGGGCTACCGGGCCGAGACCGCGCTGCCGGTCGATCTGGCGCTCCGCGCGCGGTATAATCCCTCGCTGGATCCGAAGTGGTTCGGGGCGATTTCCGCCGTGATCCAGTCGATCACCATGCTGTCGCTGGTGCTGACCGGCGCGGCGCTGATCCGCGAAAAGGAACATGGCACGGTCGAGCACCTGCTGGTCATGCCCGTCACCGCGACCGAGATCATGTTTTCCAAGATCTGGTCGATGGGGCTGGTGGTGCTGCTGGGGTCGATCTTTTCGCTAAGTGTTGTGGTGCAGGCGCTGATGGCGGTTCCGGTGCAGGGCTCGGTCGTGCTGTTTCTTGCGGGCGCGGTGCTGATGGTTTTCGCCATGACGGGGCTTGGAATTTTCCTTGCCACCATCGCCGGGTCGATGCCGCAATTCGCGCTTTTGCTGATGATGGCGCTTTTGCCGCTGCAGGTGCTGTCAGGCGCGATGACGCCGCGGGAATCCATGCCAGAGATCATCCAGACCATCATGCTTGCAGCCCCCAACACGCATTTCATCATCCTCTCGCAGGGCATCTTGTTCCGAGGTGCGGGGCTTGACGTGGTCTGGCCCCAGTTCGCGGCGCTGGCGGCGATCGGGGTGGCGCTGTTCTGGCTGGCACTGATACGATTCAAGAAATTCCTGCGGTAA
- the rbbA gene encoding ribosome-associated ATPase/putative transporter RbbA — MTGSVAGVSGLTLRYGKVTALDNVTLEIPEGRMVGLIGPDGVGKSSLLSLLAGARVIQQGKVEVLGGDMRDVAHRNRVCPRTAYMPQGLGKNLYPTLSVEENLDFFGSLFGHDKAERERRITDLLAATGMTPFRSRPASKLSGGMKQKLGLCCALIHDPDFLILDEPTTGVDPLSRRQFWDLIDRIRATRPGMSVITATAYMEEAARFDWLVAMNAGRVLATGTTSDLLSRTGADTLDAAFIALLPEEDRGEDSAVVIPPRTTDDSDIAIEAEGLTQRFGDFVAVDNVSFRIPRGEIFGFLGSNGCGKTTTMKMLTGLLEPSEGRAKLFGHEVDASDLSVRRRVGFMSQAFSLYSELTVRQNLDLHARLFDMAAEKIPARVDEMIARFDLGDVTDSLPEALPLGIRQRLSLAVAMIHAPEILILDEPTSGVDPVARNGFWRILAELSRKDGVTIFVSTHFMNEAEWCDRISLMHAGKVLVSDTAEGITKAKGCATLEDAFIAYLEEAIGETAPAPAAAPEAAPEAPAAGVTHHAQQSGFSLRRLLSYSQLESLQLQRDPIRLTMALVGSLLLMIVVGLGINMDVEDLTFAALDRDQTTTSRNYIADIAGSRYFIEQPALTSYDEIDARMRSGELALAIEIPPGFAADIAAGRDVQVGAWFDGANPSRANTVQGYVQGMHADWITRQARQLYGDKASGGSFELVTRYRYNPDVRSLNAMVPAIIPLLLLMIPAILTTLSVARERELGSIINFYVTPVTRLEFLLGKQLPYIALAMLNFFLMMAMAVTFFAVPFNGSFLGFTLSALIYVTATTALGFLVSVFIASQVAALFATAMLTMIPAVSYSGLTDPVSSLSGFGRVLGEIYPSTWFITAARGAFSKAFGMAELAGPMLAMGIAIPVIIGLAAAFLKKQAK, encoded by the coding sequence ATGACCGGCTCAGTTGCCGGGGTCTCCGGCCTGACGCTGCGCTATGGCAAGGTCACGGCGCTTGACAATGTGACGCTGGAGATCCCTGAGGGGCGCATGGTCGGGCTGATCGGGCCAGACGGGGTCGGAAAGTCCAGCCTTCTGTCGCTGCTGGCCGGGGCACGTGTGATCCAGCAGGGCAAGGTCGAGGTTCTGGGCGGCGATATGCGCGATGTGGCGCATCGCAACCGCGTCTGCCCCCGCACCGCCTATATGCCGCAGGGTCTGGGCAAGAACCTCTACCCGACGCTTTCGGTCGAAGAGAACCTTGATTTCTTCGGCTCGCTTTTCGGTCATGACAAGGCCGAACGCGAGCGGCGGATCACCGATCTGCTGGCTGCGACCGGCATGACGCCGTTCCGGTCGCGCCCGGCGTCAAAGCTGTCGGGCGGCATGAAGCAAAAGCTGGGTCTGTGCTGCGCGCTGATCCATGATCCCGATTTCCTGATTCTTGACGAACCGACCACCGGCGTCGATCCGCTGTCGCGCCGCCAGTTCTGGGATCTGATCGACCGCATCCGCGCGACACGGCCGGGGATGAGCGTGATCACCGCCACCGCCTATATGGAAGAGGCCGCGCGCTTCGACTGGCTGGTTGCGATGAATGCGGGCCGGGTGCTGGCCACCGGCACCACCAGCGATCTGCTGTCGCGGACCGGGGCCGACACGCTTGATGCAGCCTTCATCGCGCTTTTGCCCGAAGAAGACCGGGGCGAAGACAGTGCCGTGGTGATCCCGCCGCGGACCACCGATGACAGCGATATCGCCATCGAGGCCGAGGGGCTGACGCAGCGCTTTGGCGATTTCGTGGCGGTCGACAATGTTTCCTTCCGCATCCCCAGGGGTGAGATTTTCGGCTTTCTGGGTTCGAACGGCTGCGGCAAGACGACGACGATGAAGATGCTCACCGGGCTTCTGGAGCCGAGTGAGGGCCGGGCAAAGCTTTTCGGCCATGAGGTCGATGCAAGCGATCTGTCGGTGCGCCGCCGGGTCGGGTTCATGTCGCAGGCCTTCTCGCTCTATTCCGAGCTGACGGTGCGTCAGAACCTTGATCTGCACGCGCGGCTTTTCGATATGGCGGCCGAGAAGATCCCCGCCAGGGTTGACGAGATGATCGCCCGGTTCGATCTGGGCGACGTGACCGACAGCCTGCCCGAGGCGTTGCCGCTGGGTATCCGCCAGCGGCTTTCGCTGGCGGTGGCGATGATCCATGCGCCCGAGATCCTGATCCTTGACGAGCCGACCTCGGGGGTGGACCCGGTGGCGCGCAATGGCTTCTGGCGCATTCTGGCGGAACTTTCGCGCAAGGATGGCGTGACGATCTTTGTCTCGACCCATTTCATGAACGAGGCGGAATGGTGCGACCGCATCAGCCTGATGCATGCGGGCAAGGTGCTGGTCTCGGACACCGCCGAGGGGATCACGAAAGCCAAAGGTTGCGCCACGCTGGAAGACGCGTTCATCGCCTATCTTGAAGAGGCGATTGGCGAGACGGCACCCGCCCCCGCCGCTGCGCCCGAGGCCGCGCCCGAGGCCCCCGCAGCCGGGGTGACCCATCACGCGCAGCAATCCGGCTTCAGCCTGCGGCGACTGCTTAGCTATTCGCAGCTGGAAAGCCTGCAATTGCAGCGCGATCCGATCCGGCTGACCATGGCGTTGGTCGGCAGCCTTCTTCTGATGATCGTGGTGGGGCTGGGCATCAACATGGATGTCGAGGATCTGACCTTCGCCGCCCTTGACCGCGACCAGACCACCACCAGCCGCAATTATATCGCCGATATTGCGGGATCGCGCTATTTCATCGAACAGCCGGCCCTGACAAGTTACGACGAGATCGACGCAAGAATGCGCTCGGGCGAGCTGGCGCTGGCGATCGAGATCCCGCCCGGCTTTGCCGCCGATATCGCGGCAGGCAGGGATGTGCAGGTCGGGGCCTGGTTCGACGGCGCCAACCCCAGCCGCGCCAATACGGTGCAGGGCTATGTGCAGGGCATGCATGCCGACTGGATCACACGTCAGGCGCGTCAGCTTTACGGTGACAAGGCGAGCGGCGGCAGTTTCGAACTGGTGACCCGATACCGCTACAACCCCGACGTGCGCAGCCTGAATGCGATGGTCCCGGCGATCATCCCGCTGCTTTTGCTGATGATCCCGGCGATCCTGACCACGCTTTCGGTCGCGCGTGAACGCGAACTGGGCTCGATCATCAATTTCTACGTCACGCCGGTGACGCGGCTGGAATTTCTGCTTGGCAAACAGCTGCCCTATATCGCGCTGGCCATGCTGAATTTCTTCCTGATGATGGCCATGGCGGTCACATTCTTCGCAGTGCCCTTCAACGGCAGTTTTCTGGGCTTTACCCTTTCGGCGCTGATCTATGTCACCGCGACCACGGCGCTTGGTTTTCTGGTGTCGGTCTTCATCGCAAGTCAGGTCGCGGCGCTGTTCGCGACCGCCATGCTGACGATGATCCCGGCGGTCAGCTATTCGGGTTTGACCGACCCGGTCTCTTCGCTGTCGGGTTTTGGCCGGGTTCTGGGCGAGATCTACCCCTCGACCTGGTTTATCACCGCCGCGCGGGGGGCTTTCTCCAAGGCCTTCGGAATGGCGGAACTGGCCGGGCCGATGCTGGCCATGGGCATCGCCATTCCGGTGATTATCGGGCTGGCGGCGGCCTTCCTGAAAAAACAGGCGAAGTGA
- a CDS encoding HlyD family secretion protein yields MAKPGRNTIILGGLAVVAVLGWLAWDRLQPAGLPAGFASANGRIEATEVDIAALTGGRIAEITAAEGDMVSAGDVLVQMDVVQLNAQKRQAEAQLARAEIGVETARALVAQAEAQERAARAAVDQAGSVADAASRRLERSEQLAKTSAISQQVLDDDRARDAQARAGVASAEASHAAALAGVSSAQAQVVDASAAVEAAKASIDAIQASLDDATLKAPRTGRIQYRIAQEGEIVGSGGRILSLVDLGDVYMTVFLPTSQVGRVQVGSEVRLVMDAAREFVIPATVSYVADVAQFTPKTVETADEREKLMFRVRARIDPELLSRHIEYVKTGLPGMAYLRLDPDAAWPDFLSNVVK; encoded by the coding sequence ATGGCAAAGCCCGGCAGAAACACCATTATTCTGGGTGGCCTGGCCGTTGTCGCCGTGCTTGGCTGGCTGGCCTGGGACCGGCTGCAACCCGCCGGTCTGCCGGCGGGTTTTGCCAGCGCCAATGGCCGGATCGAGGCGACCGAGGTGGATATCGCGGCGCTCACCGGCGGCCGAATCGCCGAAATCACCGCTGCCGAAGGTGACATGGTCAGCGCAGGCGATGTGCTGGTGCAGATGGACGTGGTGCAGCTGAACGCACAAAAACGTCAGGCCGAAGCGCAGCTTGCCCGCGCCGAAATCGGCGTCGAGACAGCAAGGGCGCTGGTCGCTCAGGCCGAGGCACAAGAGCGCGCGGCCCGGGCCGCGGTTGATCAGGCAGGCTCGGTTGCCGATGCCGCGTCGCGCAGGCTTGAACGCTCTGAGCAGCTTGCAAAGACCAGTGCGATCTCGCAGCAGGTGCTGGATGATGACCGCGCCCGGGACGCCCAGGCCCGCGCCGGTGTGGCCTCGGCCGAAGCCAGCCATGCGGCAGCGCTGGCGGGGGTCAGCAGCGCGCAGGCGCAGGTGGTCGATGCAAGTGCGGCCGTCGAGGCGGCAAAGGCGTCGATTGATGCGATCCAGGCCTCTCTGGACGACGCCACGCTGAAAGCGCCGCGCACGGGCCGGATCCAGTATCGCATCGCACAAGAGGGCGAGATTGTCGGCTCTGGCGGGCGGATCCTCAGCCTTGTCGATCTGGGCGATGTCTATATGACGGTTTTTCTGCCGACATCGCAGGTCGGCCGGGTGCAGGTCGGATCAGAGGTGCGCCTTGTCATGGATGCGGCGCGGGAATTCGTGATCCCGGCCACGGTTTCCTATGTTGCCGATGTGGCGCAGTTCACGCCAAAGACGGTCGAGACCGCCGATGAGCGCGAAAAGCTGATGTTCCGCGTCCGTGCCCGCATCGACCCCGAGCTGCTGTCGCGGCATATCGAATATGTCAAAACCGGCCTGCCGGGCATGGCCTATCTGCGGCTTGATCCGGATGCCGCCTGGCCTGACTTTCTTTCCAATGTCGTGAAATGA
- a CDS encoding IS5 family transposase — MISYGQKIDRSGWGSQGKAKSFELAVLIWPPSAHHHPGQRHERPRMKALHMLAAGHLLAKITKNTCVSGGIHTCLTIKVLFKLPLRQTTGMVASLLKLADLDWAVPDYTTLCRRQKTLAVQIPYRRADGPLNLLVDSTGIKFLGDGEWQACKHGVQGRRQWRKVHLAMDTATSDIRAVEFTPSSDGDSPVLPELLDQIPEGEEIGTVTADGAYDTRRCHTAIIDRQATAIIPIRKNGRPWKEDCPAAIARNETLRATRHYGRAFWKRWTGYHVRSRIEAKMRCLKAFGERIAARDPDRQTAEIQIRVALMNRFSALGTAEIVRVA; from the coding sequence CTGATCTCGTATGGGCAAAAGATCGACCGATCGGGGTGGGGCAGCCAGGGAAAGGCAAAGAGCTTCGAGCTCGCAGTTCTGATATGGCCTCCATCCGCGCATCACCATCCCGGCCAGCGGCACGAACGGCCGCGCATGAAGGCCTTACACATGTTAGCAGCCGGTCACTTGCTCGCGAAGATCACAAAAAATACTTGCGTAAGCGGGGGTATCCACACATGTCTGACGATCAAGGTGCTGTTCAAGCTGCCGCTCAGGCAAACGACCGGGATGGTGGCCAGCTTGCTGAAGTTGGCAGACCTGGACTGGGCCGTGCCCGACTATACGACCCTGTGTCGGCGGCAGAAAACTCTGGCTGTCCAGATCCCGTATCGGCGCGCCGATGGCCCCTTGAACCTGCTGGTGGACAGTACCGGGATAAAGTTCCTCGGTGATGGCGAATGGCAGGCGTGCAAGCACGGCGTGCAGGGCCGCCGCCAATGGCGCAAGGTCCATCTGGCCATGGATACCGCCACGTCCGACATCCGCGCCGTGGAGTTTACGCCCAGCAGCGACGGTGACAGCCCCGTTCTGCCAGAGTTGCTGGACCAAATCCCCGAAGGCGAGGAGATCGGCACAGTGACGGCGGACGGTGCCTATGACACCCGCCGCTGCCACACCGCCATCATCGACCGGCAGGCCACTGCTATCATCCCGATCCGTAAGAACGGGCGTCCATGGAAAGAGGACTGCCCGGCCGCGATCGCGAGAAACGAAACCCTGCGCGCCACCCGGCACTATGGCAGGGCATTCTGGAAACGCTGGACCGGATACCACGTCCGAAGCCGGATCGAGGCAAAGATGCGGTGCCTCAAGGCCTTCGGTGAGCGCATAGCAGCCAGAGACCCCGACCGCCAAACTGCAGAAATCCAGATACGCGTCGCCCTCATGAACCGCTTCTCAGCCCTCGGCACTGCCGAGATCGTCCGCGTGGCCTGA
- a CDS encoding IS110 family transposase, which translates to MDEITIVGVDLAKSVFQVHAANSDGRAVIRKRLPRTRFLSFMSQIKPCVVAMEACATSHHWARELTALGHNVRLIPPIYVKPFVKRQKNDANDAEAIVEAALRPAMRTVPVKSQEQQALAMLFRTRELLLTQKTQLMNALRAHLAEHGVIVAGGRRSIDPFISVLDDVTNTLPHVVRKVGAIYLDRIAQTAGEIEDLERQIDEQAKVHEMAQRLRTIPGVGPVTAMAVEAFAPAMESFARGRDFSAWLGLVPRQHSSGGKQRLGRTSKMGQRDIRRLLISGAMSIIHWRGRNGGKPGSWLARMLTCKSRMLTAIALANKLARIIWAIMTRKDVYRDPAGAVC; encoded by the coding sequence ATGGACGAGATTACCATAGTCGGGGTCGATCTGGCCAAGAGCGTTTTTCAGGTTCACGCCGCAAATTCAGACGGGCGAGCCGTCATCAGAAAGCGGCTGCCGCGCACTCGTTTCCTGTCCTTCATGTCACAGATCAAGCCCTGCGTGGTCGCGATGGAGGCTTGCGCAACCTCGCACCACTGGGCACGTGAACTGACTGCCCTCGGACACAACGTTCGTTTGATACCACCGATCTACGTGAAACCTTTTGTGAAGCGCCAGAAAAACGATGCCAACGACGCTGAGGCTATTGTCGAAGCGGCACTGAGACCAGCGATGCGCACGGTGCCAGTCAAATCGCAGGAGCAGCAGGCCCTTGCCATGCTGTTCCGGACACGCGAACTGCTGCTGACGCAAAAGACCCAGCTAATGAACGCGCTTCGAGCCCATCTGGCAGAGCATGGGGTCATCGTGGCGGGAGGTCGTCGATCAATTGATCCGTTCATCAGCGTTCTCGACGATGTGACAAACACGCTTCCTCATGTGGTGCGAAAGGTCGGGGCCATTTATCTGGACCGGATCGCCCAGACCGCTGGCGAAATCGAAGATCTGGAAAGGCAGATCGACGAGCAGGCCAAGGTGCATGAGATGGCACAGCGCCTGCGCACCATTCCGGGGGTCGGGCCGGTCACGGCTATGGCCGTCGAAGCTTTCGCTCCGGCCATGGAGAGCTTTGCGCGTGGCAGGGATTTCTCTGCCTGGCTCGGGCTTGTTCCCCGGCAGCACTCCAGTGGAGGCAAGCAGCGCTTGGGTCGAACTTCGAAAATGGGGCAGCGCGACATCCGCAGGTTGCTGATAAGCGGCGCGATGTCGATTATCCACTGGAGGGGTCGGAACGGTGGAAAGCCCGGATCATGGCTGGCGCGGATGCTTACATGTAAATCGCGGATGCTGACCGCCATCGCTCTGGCCAACAAGCTCGCCAGGATCATCTGGGCCATCATGACACGAAAGGACGTTTACAGGGATCCTGCGGGGGCGGTCTGCTGA
- a CDS encoding acyl-homoserine-lactone synthase: protein METVIISANRNAQHWDLVRQFLEHRKRIFVEEKGWSLSGHEGLEFDQYDVLGAATYVIVHQDGRICAGARLLRCDTRIGRGALTYSYMIRDAYMAVIDLPTQICQNPPPVDTASWEMTRVMTMDPSIPTLRTLIDAVRDFLLTEGAERLLCLGPPSLMRMGRILGYESFALGEPVSNVNGRYVAFEAKLLGELEVLA, encoded by the coding sequence ATGGAAACCGTCATCATATCTGCAAACCGCAACGCTCAACATTGGGACTTGGTGCGGCAGTTTCTTGAACACCGAAAGCGTATTTTTGTTGAAGAGAAAGGCTGGTCTTTGTCAGGCCATGAGGGCCTGGAGTTCGATCAGTATGACGTTTTGGGCGCTGCGACCTATGTCATCGTGCACCAGGATGGCCGCATTTGTGCCGGAGCAAGACTGCTGCGCTGTGATACGCGGATTGGCCGAGGAGCTCTGACTTACAGCTACATGATCCGCGATGCGTATATGGCAGTCATCGATCTCCCAACCCAGATTTGTCAGAACCCGCCCCCCGTCGATACTGCGAGCTGGGAAATGACGCGCGTGATGACTATGGACCCCTCCATTCCGACACTGAGAACCTTGATCGATGCTGTCCGGGACTTTCTTCTAACCGAAGGAGCAGAAAGGCTGCTCTGTCTCGGACCGCCCTCTCTCATGCGAATGGGGCGCATTCTCGGGTACGAGTCGTTTGCACTCGGAGAGCCTGTAAGCAATGTGAATGGCCGCTATGTGGCGTTCGAGGCAAAACTACTTGGCGAGCTGGAGGTATTGGCATGA
- a CDS encoding autoinducer binding domain-containing protein, which produces MAEYTASRYVLVDPVALWCAANTGTTRWSDVKVPFLAHPTLGVLARARAYGMNYGAVSSQRNPEHQMQRCALSLCRSDRELSDEEIQEVHKLLQKIMVAVGPFAGLNEEHLKVLQMLGAGAQILDIATSLNLSEATVKRRIDAAKKLLGAKTATHAVAIAAMRNLIALEKQEGV; this is translated from the coding sequence GTGGCAGAATATACCGCATCGCGCTACGTTCTTGTCGATCCCGTTGCGCTCTGGTGCGCTGCAAATACGGGCACAACCCGCTGGAGCGATGTAAAGGTTCCATTTCTGGCGCATCCGACACTCGGCGTTCTAGCGAGGGCCCGCGCCTACGGAATGAACTATGGAGCGGTGTCTTCACAGCGTAATCCAGAACATCAGATGCAGCGATGCGCGTTATCCCTTTGTCGATCAGATCGAGAACTTTCGGACGAAGAAATTCAAGAAGTCCACAAGCTCTTGCAAAAAATCATGGTCGCTGTAGGCCCATTTGCGGGTCTGAACGAAGAGCATCTGAAGGTGCTACAGATGCTGGGGGCAGGTGCCCAGATCCTCGATATTGCCACAAGTCTGAACCTCAGCGAAGCGACTGTGAAACGACGGATTGATGCCGCCAAGAAACTGCTTGGTGCAAAGACCGCCACGCATGCGGTCGCAATTGCCGCGATGCGGAATCTGATCGCGCTTGAGAAGCAAGAGGGCGTGTAA